In Gimesia panareensis, the genomic window CAGCACCACCGGTACAAAAACGGCGGCAACCGAATCGACCACCCGCTGAATGGGAGCCCGGCTGCGTTGGGCATTGGAGACCATCTGAATGATCTGTGAGAGCAATGTCTCACCGCCGACCTTCTGGGCTTTCATCAGAAAGGAGCCGGTCTGGTTCACAGTACCGCCGATGACGTCGGCCCCCTGCTCTTTGGAGACAGGCACCGGCTCGCCGGTAATCATCGATTCATCGATCAGGCTCTTGCCTTCTTCGACTGTGCCATCCACGGGAACTTTTTCTCCGGGCCGGACACGCAGCAGATTTCCGGCCTCGACCTCTTCTAAGGGAATGTCACGTTCTTCGCCATCGACAACCAGATGCGCGGTGGGTGGTGCCAGTGCCAGCAGTTCTTTGATCGCGGAATTGGTGCGTTTTCGGGCCCGCAGTTCCAGCATCTGCCCCAGTAGTACCAGAACGGTAATCACAACGGTTGCCTCGAAATACAGTTCGACTGTTCCATTGCGGCGAAACGATTCGGGAAAAATCCCGGGAGCCAGCAGGGCGATGACACTGTAGATATATGCGGTGCCGGTACCGATACCGATCAGCGTGAACATATTGAGATTCATACTGAGAATGGACCGATACGCGCGCTGATAAAGGGGCCAGCCAGCCCAGAGTACAACGGGGGTACTGAGCAGAAACTGTAACCAGCCCGCCACATTTTCGGGAATCCACTGATGTACGGGCACGCCCAGCATCGGCAGCATGGCGAGCAGGAACACGGGAAGTCCCAGTGCCAGCCCGCCCCAGAACCGGCGGGCCATCATTTCATACTCTGCAATTTCTTCAGGAGTTTCCTCCTGTTGCGGCATGATCGGTTCCAGATCCATCCCGCAAATGGGGCAACTGCCCGGTCCGACCTGTTCGATTTCCGGATGCATCGGACAGGAATAGATGGTGCCCGCGGGAACATGCTCAGGCGTTTTTTTCTGATGCCCGTGATGTTCATGCCCACCAGTGTCGTGATGGCAACAGCTTGCTGCCGGCTCCAGTTTCAATTCCGGCTGCTGCGGTTCGTGCTGATGAGGTTCATGCTGATGTTCTTCGTGGTGACATTCTTTTTCAGCGGAAGCAGCGTTTTCGCTGTGTTGTGCGAGGAATTTATCGCGGCAGCCCTGACTGCAGAAATACCAGGTTTGATCATCTACGGTCGCATTGAGGGCGGTCGATTCGTCGACCTGCATGTGACAAATCGGATCTGTGGCCGTCATGAGTGAAAGCTTTCTATCTCTGCTGCTTCATTGATTGAGTCGAGCCTGTTCCTTCTCGATCATCTTCTGTTTCCAACTCTTTCCCCCGCCGGTGCTGTAAACTTTGAAGGCATGAAACGCGAGTCCGATGCCCCAGCCGCCCAGAGGCCAGATAAACCAGTATTTATCGGGGGAGCGTGTCAGGTTCAGCGTGATCAGGCCGGCGTTGACGAGCACGTAGACTCCCGCGTGGATCATGAAACCCATTTTCTTTTCGACACGTTCTTTGGCCAGTTCATAATTTTTATCTTGCTCAGACATGGTTTTCCTCCTGTCAGCCTCTGAATTTATACCGCAGTCTGCGTCAAAAAAACAGCTCAGATCAAGAACCGAACGGTTGCTGATCTTCAGAAATGCAAGTCCCATGCCATGTTGTATCGCAGCTCTCCCCGGCTGATTCAAAGCCTTTCCCTGTCAGGCGTTTTGAAACCTATCGGAGCACCAATAAAAAACGGTTGCTGATCTGCCAGTATGCAGGCTCAACAACCGTTGGTAAATGTGGCAACAATGTTGTTCAGGTTAATCCTGTGAAAGATCCAGAGACAGAGTGATGTCACTGTTCTTTTCCCCTGCCACTGTCTGTACCGGCACTTTCCACTGAGCGGAATGCTGCTTGCAGAGTCCGCCGACACCATCCCGGCAATAACCGAAGCGGAGATTCAGCAGGTAATTCCCGTCTGGAACTTTTAACGCGGGCAGCGCCAACAGGACCTGATTCCCTTTGACGGTCCCCTTCCCCCTGGCGATCGTCTTTTCGGGATCGTCGGCCGACTTGAATGAAAACTTCACAGGCGCCAGCGGTGAGAGTTTATAACCAGACGAAAGTTTTGGCGTGACAGTCACCGCCAGGGGAACACCGGCTGCTACTTTTTGTGCAGATGCAGTTAATGCATCCGCGGAGGCCGCAGTGAAACTGTCATCGGAGGTCTTCGGTAATTCAGGCGGCGTCAGTCCCTGCACCTTGAATTCACTGACCTGGTCGTTATCCAGATTGACGACGCAGATACGGTGGTTGTTGGTGTCTGCGACGAACAGACGGTTGCCGACTTTCGCCAGACCCGAAGGTTCCGAGAACTCCACCGGATTCAGACTGTTTCCATCCTTACCGGTGCCGAGAAACGTTTTGACTTCGAAGGTTTTGAGATCCTCTGTCTTCAATTTGTGATTGTAGGTATCGGCAATAAACAGCCGACCGTTGTCGTATAAAACTCCCAGCGGATGCTGCAGGCGGGCGTGCATTCCGACACCATCTTTATCCCCGAATTCAAACAGGGAGCGTCCCCGTTCCAGATCGGATGTACCGGCAATCGTAGAGACAGTCTTCTTCTTCGTGTCGACCTTGCGGACTGCGGAGCCTTCACTGTCCACGACGTAAAACACATCGCCGTCGACAGTGATGTCGGACGTCTGTGCGAACGCGGATGTATCGAGGGGACCATTGACGATATCTTCCCGACCGGAACCGGCGTAAACGCCGATTTCATCGGAACCGAGCTTGTGAGACCAGATCTGGTGCGGGCCTGCCATGCAGATGTAGAGCACGCCATCGATCTCGGCCAGTGCCCAGGGACTGTTGAGCGCCGACTCACGGAGTTTGCCTCCCGCGGAACGGTAGCGGGCCTGTTCCCCGGTACCGGCGAGTGTCGAAACCTGTTTCTGATCGAGATCGATCTTGCGAATCAGATGATTTTCGGTATCCGCGACATACAGCGTATTGCCCACCAGGGCCATGCCCTGGGGATGATCAAAGGCAGCCGTTTTGTAGTCGCCGTCTTTGTTGCCGATCTGCCCCGAACCAATCACGTCGATCAGTTTGCCGTCGAGGGAAGCGATGACGATCCGGTTGTGGTTACTGTCCGAAATAAAGAGTCGGTTCTGAGGAGCATCTGCCAGCAGCTTGCCCGGGAACTTGAGTGGCGTCGGTTTGAGCTTGGCGGATTCCAGATCGAAATGCACGGGAGTTTCATCGAGCGTTCCTTTGGCACGATGATAGGCGATGACCCGCTCCAGAACTTTGTCGAGCAGTTCACGATTGCCTTCACCCGAGAGATGACCGCAGTACTTCCCCTCCGGATCGATGAGCACCATGGAGGGCCAGGCCCGTACGCCGTACTTCCGCCAGACGGTCATATTCGAATCGTTGATGACGGGATGCTTGATTTCGTAACGCTGGATTGCCCGGCGGATGTTGTCGGTCTCTTTTTCGTTATCAAATTTTGCGGAATGGCAGCCGATGACGACCAGTTCGTTCGGGTATTTCTTTTCCAGGTAGGCCAGGTCGGGGAGCACGTGCATGCAGTTGATGCAGCAGTAAGTCCAGAAGTCGATCAGTACGACTTTACCCCTGAGATCTTTGAGTGTGATCTCTCCCGAGGTATTCAACCATTCGGTTCCCCCATCCAGGCTGGGGGCCTGGGGACGATTCGGGAACGGATTTTTTGAAGCGGGATCGTCTTCCGGTTCTGGAGTTTCTTCAGTCTTTTTTTCCGCAGGTGCGGGAGACTTCTCATCTGCCAGGGCAGCCGTTAAGCCGGGACCACTGACGGTAATGAGGCCCACGAGCATTGCAGTGAGGAGGTAGAATTGTTTCAGAAAAGCGTGCTTTCCTGGCATGCCTGATTCTCCTGTTCTGGATGGATGGCTTGAGGCGGGTCGATTGTTTCGATGTTGTACTACGCGATGAGCACTCTCCTATTGTAGAATCCTGACAGGGAGGGGAACAGCCCTACTGGCAATTTTCGCAGACGAATCCAGATTCATTGATTGATCATAACCACCCTGCAGGGAAGATGTTGTGATCAGCAGCAACTGATTATTCGTGCCGCAGTGCTTCGATCGGGTCGAGCTTGGCAGCAGAGATCGCCGGATAGATTCCGGAGAGAATTCCGATGGTAACCGAGATCCCAAAGGCAACCGGCAGACTCCAGAACGCGATCTGTGGCTGTAGATCAAAGAACATGCGTCCCACATCTGAGCCAGCAGTATTTCCTTCCATGACGAAATGCTGGACGAACCATTGAATGCCGAGGAATGTGATCGGGGTCAGCAGACCGAAGACCACGCCGATCAGTCCCCCCGATCCGGCCAGCACGATCGTTTCGGTCAGAAACTGCTCAACAATATCGCGCTGCCGGGCTCCCAGAGCACGACGGACGCCGATCTCACGGGTCCGTTCGGTCACGGTTGCCAGCATGATATTCATAATGCCGATGCCTCCCACGACCAGACTGATGGCAGCGATCGACCCCAGGACCACGTTGAAGATCATCCGGATCTGTTCAGCCTGCTTGAGCAGTTCCAGGGGGACAACGACCGCATAGTCTTTGTTGCGCGGGTGTGACTGTTCGAGCGTTTCCCGAATGGCCTGCGCGGTGGGGAGCACGGTATCTTTATCATTGACGCGAAGCGTAATCTGATTCAATTCGATATGTTCGGCCGTCATGCTCCCTGCCTGGCGTTTGATGTCCAGATCACCTTCGCGAGCCTGCAGCGTCTTAATGGGAATGTAAACGTCTTTGTTGTAGTCCTGTCCGGAGAGACTGCCCCCGATGGCTGCAGAAGCGGTCCGGTCTTTCGTCACGCCGACCACGGTGTAGAACATGGGACCGATGCGGATGGACTGTCCCAGCGGGTCTTCAAATTTAAACAGTTTGTTCGCGACTTCGTTGGCGACCACCGCAACGTTGAGCAGCTTGCTTTGATCACTGGCCGTCAGAAAACGCCCCGCCGCCAGGTCCAGGTGATTCATCTCCAGATAGTCGGCAGTACAACCGACCACGCGGGCATTCATGGCTTCCTTGATATAGCGGACTTCCCTGTTGACTTCCCGAATCGGGGCGGCCTTGATAATCGTGGGCAGAGTATTGGTCAAAATTTTATAGTCGGAACGGAGCAGACCATATTGCAGCACCCGTGCACTGCTGGAAGTCTGAGCCACCTCATCGGGCGGTTTGATGCTGCGGACGATGACATTGGTCGCCCCCAGTTCGAGCACCTGTTTTTGTGCCTGGGCACTGGCGCCTTCCCCAATGGCCAGCATGGCAATCACGGAAAACACACCGAACACAATCCCGAGCATCGTCAGTCCGGACCGCAGCTTATGCAGCAATAAGCTTTTCATGGCGAGACGAACAATGCGAATGATACGGGTCATGCGAGCGGCCTGAAGTTATCTGAAAATAATCGCGAGGGTTGAATGTCAGTGGACGGGGTATGAGGGTTCCTGGATGGTCTCACTTTCAATGAGACCGTCTTTCATCATAATCTGCCGTTTGGCCTGTCTGGCGACGGCAGGTTCATGGGTCACCATAATAATCGTACGTCCCTGATTGTTCAGATTGTGGAGGATCTCCATAATTTCCTCTTCGGTTGCGGAATCCAGGTTCCCCGTCGGTTCGTCTGCCAGAATGATCTGGGGATCGTTGACGAGTGCCCGGGCGATCGAGACACGCTGCTGCTGCCCCCCGGAAAGCTGAAACGGACGGTGATCCAGTCGATCGCCAAGTCCGACCATGCGGGCAAGCTCGATGCACCATTCCCGTTCTTCGCGTCCGATGGCGGGATAGCCGGCACGGTAGAGCAGGGGGACTTCAATATTTTCCAGGACCGTGTATTGCGCGATCAGGTTGAACGACTGAAAGATGAAGCCGATCATGTCGTTGCGCATGAGTGAGAGTTCATCGTCGTCCAGGGTGGAGACATCGCGTCCACCGAGGAAGTACTGACCACTGGTGGGCCGGTCGAGCGCACCGAGCAGATTTAAGAGTGTACTCTTACCACTCCCCGATGATCCCATAATGGCGACGAAGTCACCTTCAGGGAAATCGGTCGAGACTCCTCTTAACGCTTTCACCACCACGGAGCCCAGATCATAAAACTTGGTGAGGTCGACAACTTGAGCAGCCAGCCTCATGGTCGCCGTTCTCCCGCAGGTCGGGGGCCACCGCCTGCGCCGCCACCCGAGGGGGGACGCGCTTTGCTGAGTTCGCCGGCGTCCAGGAAACCATCCCTGTTGGTATCGATATCGTCGAAGCGTTCCTTCATCCGATCGGGGGCTTCGTCTTTCGAGACTTTTCCATCCGAGTCTTTGTCGAAGCGTTGCAGGACGTTACCTGAGCCACCACCGGCCGGTTTCTTACCACCTGCTTTGGCGCCCGGTTTCCCTTGACCACCAGCGGGTGCACCTTTACCGGGGCCACCGCCTCCCTCTTTGGCCGCCTTTTTCTTTTCGAGCGCCAGCTGTTCTTCGAGTTCGATCAGCTCGTCTGCAAAGTGAGTCCGTGGATTGAGAATGACCTCTTCACCGGCGGTCACGCCATCCAGGATTTCGATCATGGTATCACTGGCCTGACCGATTTTAATTTCCCTGCGGATGGCAGTTCCACTGGGAGTTAAGACAAAAATGTAGCGTTCGTCGCCAATGGTGATGACCGACTGGACGGGAACCTGCAGCACGTCGTCGCGTTCTTCAATGCGGATTTCAATTTCTGCGGTAAGCCCGGGTTTGAGCTTGGTGATATCAGCCCCATTGGGGACAATTTTGATGGTGGCCTTGTATTCCTTGAGGTCCGGACGCATCCAGTTGGAGGAAATCGGTACGGAAGAGACCTGGTCGACAATTCCCGCGTAGCGTTGTTCGGGAAAGGCATCAACGCGGATATCCACATCCTGCCCTTCACTGATCATACTGATTTTAGATTCGTGAATCCGGGCATCGACTTTCATCTTCGAGAAATCGGGCAGCTGGATGATGGCCTGACGTTCGCGGACTTCGGTCCCTTCTTCGATCACATCCTCACCGCTACCGCGACGCCCGCTGTTCTGGTTGGCGTAGACCACCTGGCCATTCTGCGGCGCGATCATTTTGCAGTTTTCGATCTGTTCGCGAATGCGGTCCAGTTCACTGCGTTCGACTTCATAGGTCAGCTGGCTGGCTTTGAGCCGGGCATCGAACTGGGCCAGTGCGGCGACCCCCTGTCTTTTCACGCGTTCCAGATTCAGCTTCTTTTCATCAACGTCTGCAATCAGTTCTTTCTCTTTTCGCCGCTGAACGAAATCTTTTTCCACTTTGAGATCTTCTTTGGCGATTTCCAGGTCGATCTCGGCCTTGACCACGGTGATCCGGTCGGCTTCCACATCGTTCTGGTTTTTATAGCCTTTCTTGGCGATCCGTTTCGAGAACTCGAAGTTCTCTTCCGCCCGCTGCAGATCTTCACGTGCTTTGGTGACGGCACCTTCTTTGACATTCAGATCGCGTTGCGATTCCCCCTTCTGGAATTTTTCCAGATCGAGCTTCGCCAGATCGAGTGCCAGCTGCGCTGCGGAGACATCACTCTCGTTTTGAGTCTTTTGAATCGCGACATTTTCTTCAGCCTGCTTGAGTTCCGCCTCGGCCTGCGTCACCTGAATCTGCTGCTGCTTTTCCTTATCGACCAGCGCGGAGGAGTCCAGCTCACAGACCATATCGCCGGCTTTAACCATGGTTCCTTCCGGAACAATGCTGATGATGGTTGTGAAACCCTTGACCTTACTGGAAAGGGTGACGTTATTCAGACTGTCCAGCTGTCCCCGTTCGGTCACCGACACACGAAAGGCGCCCCGTGTTGCCTGATCGGTAATGTAGGTGGTGTTCTTCTTCTGCCCCGAAGAGAACGCAGAGAACAGCGGTGTCCGCACAGCAGGCACCAGTAAGACCACAGCGACCCCGACCAGAATGGTGAGAAGGATCAGCGTTCTTTTTTTAGGGAGCCTGCGCTGGCGTTTCAGTTTCTGTGTCGAGCGCATTGAGCTCTGCTGCTGGTCGGAAGACGACTTGCTTGACGTCTCCTGTTCCAGTGACTGAGGTTGATTCGGTTGATTCTGGGGGGGGTGGTTGGCGGTGCTCATTGGTAGGTCTTATCGTTCCCGCGCGGTGTTGATAGAAATTGTCTTCCCAGATGCCGTTGGCATCTATCTCCATAATACCCATATCTCGATAGATGTTAAGTCGGTTTTGTTCATAATTTACCCAGTTGCTGATTAAACTGTTTTGTGCAGTTAGTACCGAAGATAAGGCATTTAACAGATTTAACCCCTGATTTCGACCGGCCTGGGCAGGATCAGAAGTGGCTTCCACCGCACTGTCATACTGCAGCGCTGCCAGGCGGATCTGCACACGTGACGTTTCAAAGTTCTGACGCAGAACATTCAGCTGCCGCCAACTTTGCCTGATTTGGAACTTTACGTTGTCCTGAGCCTCCATGAAGGTACGGCGCTGTCTCTGGTAATCGATTTGAGATTCCCGATAGGCATTTCTCTGCTGTACTAATGATAATGGAGCCGTAAATTCCACCCCCGCCCGTAAACTAGCCTGACTACCGCGGAAGTCCAGCGGCCGGTTCCTGCCGGAGGGAGTACTTACGTCTCCGTCGACTACAACATTTAACACCGCTTCGAGCTGATTAGACTGCACTTCCATCAATCTTCTGGCATCCATCACGAAAGCCCGCTGATTCATCAGGTCCAGGCGATTGTCCAGACCGATGCGGACCGCCTCGGTACTATTCATCGTAAAGGGTTCCAGAGTAATGAGTTCTACACGCAAACCGATCTCAATTACCTGCATCCCCTGTGAAATTCTGAGCATGTCTTCCCGCAGGTTGGCCATTTCCAGAATTATTTTCTTTTTCTGGTTATTGGAAAGATTATCTTCGCTCAGAAAGCCTCGCAGGCCATCCAGGCGGCTCTGGAGTTCGTTGACTTCCTTACGCACGCCTGAATACAGTCGTATATCATTCGCGGTGCTCTGACGGACCCGCTCACGATCTGCATCAGATTCGAAACGGCGCTGGCGCAAGGCCAGAAGTTCCTCCGAGACCCCTTCTGTTTCCTCCCCCAGCAGGAGTTCAATATTTTTAATATCCTGATCCAGTGTCAGCAGGGCATCAGTCTTTAAACGCTTGATCAACAATTCCAGTCCGTTGACCACCTTCAACATATCCGCTGTTGTGGGCGGAACCAGATTGGGATCTTCCCAGTCTTCGACATAGACCGTGGCCCAGACTTCGACGAAGTCATAAATTTCCTGTTCGATTTCCGGCAGCAGGGGATCAATCAACTGGAATGGTTTGAGCAGAGACTCATCAATACTCAGAGGCATATCGGGAGGCAGCCCCATAAAGATCTTGAAGCTACCCAGTGAATCCTGATATCGCCGCTCAGCCGTTCTGAGCGTGTTAATCGAAGAAGCAAGCTGTGTTTCCAGCTGTGCCACGTCCAGGGTCACCACTTCGGTTCTGATCCGCGAGATAAGCTCATTGACGGTCGCCTGGTAGGCATCGGCATCGCTGAGTGCCAGGAGCAGCTTCTCCTGTTCTTCCGACATTTCGCCCTTCCAGGAAAGCATTCGCGATTCATCATCGTATTCCATCTTGTTTGCGAGGGCGGGCGGAATTATCCAGTTGTCGGGCAGTTCTTCCAGGCGTTCCTGCTGCACATTGACTTTCTGTGAAGACAAAGCCCGCTTAATTTCCACCTGACGTTCAAGCAGTTTGATGTTGTTTCGCTGGTTGTAGATTACCTGTAACTGTTGCAGCAGTTGCAGAAAGCCATTCCCGCCGCCGACGGTATCGGTAAAGAAGGTCTTGCGGAAGCGGGCCAGTGTTCGAGTCTGGTAGAGCACGTCACGCTCGGACTGGGTCAGTCCGTTCAAGACCACTTTCCGACCGGCACCGAGCAGCAACGGCTGCACGAGTGAGTAAGACAGGACACTGACAGAACTGGTCGAATTCGATCCGGAAAAGAGCCAGAGTGTATTGTTTGCAATTTCGACGGCCCACTGTGCTCCACTGGGCAGCATCTGATTGACGCCCATGCGACTGGAGAGATCGAGTTCCTGTGTTCCGTTGGAGAGACGACGACGGTTCAAGTCCACCTGAGGGTTCTGCCCGCCAATACCCAGATATTTGACGTCAAACTGGAATCGACTGAGAGTCAGATCGAGTGCGGAGAGAAACAGGTTCTCGATCTGGAACTGATATTCACGGCTGTTAATGTTGGCAATATCAATGGCTTCCCGCAGAGTGACTTCTTCCAGGGCCGGCAGTTCTGTGCCCGGGAGTGCATTTCCGGCCGCGGCCATTTCTGCACTCATCTCAGGTGAGATGCCGTATTGCACGAGCCAGTCAGGATTTTCAATGCTGAGTGCGCGACCGAATTTATGCCAGCTCTTGTAACCTTTTTTGTACTGCAGCCAGTGCATGTAAACGTTCGCTGCCGGGTCATCGGGGGGCAGTGGTTCGTGGTTGGGATCATAGGGATCGTAGAATCGACTGCGCGGGTCGGGATCAACATCGACACGGGGGAGTTCCCAGGCGGGGTCATCGGACTTTTCCGCCAGGATATCATACGAATCCGAATTGGCCTGATCCGCCCAGAAGGTGGGTGAGCAACCAGTGTGCACCAGCGTCAGGCCGACGATCAGCGCGACCGCATAACCTGACTTGAGAGCTTCTCCAATTTGAATGAATTTAGCGCGACTCATTAATGAGTATCCATTACACCAAGTTTATTAATAGCCGGGAACCTGAGAGGGGAATTCGTTTCTCCATTCAGGCGGCAGGGACATCACGTAATGCATAAGGGGCAGGGGAGTCTGAAACGGTCCGCACCGTTTCCCGTTGTGTACGTTGTATCTGGGCTGCTTTGAGTAACGTCTGCAGCATCCCGGTCAGTTGACGTCTCTGATCCTGAGACAAAGCGGCCAGCAGACGTTGTGAAACCGTACCGTGGTATTCTTTGACACGTTCCAGAATCTGCGCGCCTTCGGCAGTGACCTGCAGCACACGCTTGCGACGATCCTTCTGCGACTGCTGGCGAATGACCAGACGGTCACTTTCCATGCGTTCGATCAGTGTGCAGATATTGGATTCTGACTGGCCCAGCTTGCGCGCCAGTTCCGACTGGGAACAACCGGATTCGCGAATGGCATCGATCACTTTCAAGGCAGCATACCGGACTTCGTTGATTTCCAGCTGTGCGAAACTGTTATTCAATGCGGTGCGGATCATATGCGCGGTGCGGATTAATAAATCAATCTGCTCCACAAATTCCTGATGCTGCAGTGATCTCCAGTCTGCTTCACTCGCGGAAGAGATGGTAGCCGGTTTGCGATCCTGTTCCATAACGTATCAGCCTCAATTCTGTATTTGCGTCTGTTGAGTGAGCCTGTATTTTTCAGTGCATCTACGGAGCATTGCCCCTCTTCATATTTCGGACATGAAGTATTAGTATCTGAAGGAGTTATCGGCATAACCCGCAAAGTTTTACATAAGTAATTCCCGATTTCTGGTTGCACTTTCTCGCCCTGATGTGAACAATCGAGGTAACCCGCTGATGCACCTGAAATTCAAAACCCTTTTTGGGAGAGAGATTTACATGAAACGAATCGCACTCATTCGTCGCCAACCCCAGATCTTCCTACTCGCCCTGACCCTCCTATCTTTCACATTCAATGCTTTCAGCGTGGTTCATGCAGAATCGAAGCCCAATGTGATTGTGATTTACGCAGATGACCTGGGCTACGGCGACCTGGCCTGCTTCGGACATCCCACGATCAAGACTCCGCATCTGGACCAGATGGCGCAGGAGGGGATGAAATTCACCCAGTTTTATTCTGCAGCACCGGTCTGCACGCCCAGCCGGGCTGCGCTGATGACCGGCCGCTATCCGATTCGTTCCGGGATGTGCAGCGACAAACGCCGGGTGCTGTTTCCGAACTCCGGGGGCGGGATCCCTGCCAGTGAAGTGACGCTGGCGGAAGCGATGAAATCAGCCGGTTACAAAACCGGATGTATCGGCAAATGGCACCTGGGCCACCTGCCTCAATTTCTGCCAACCAGCAACGGATTCGACAGTTACTTCGGCATCCCCTATTCCAACGACATGGATCGCGTCGCCGACCGCAGTATGGGCCGGAAGATCTTCCTCGAT contains:
- a CDS encoding TolC family protein: MSRAKFIQIGEALKSGYAVALIVGLTLVHTGCSPTFWADQANSDSYDILAEKSDDPAWELPRVDVDPDPRSRFYDPYDPNHEPLPPDDPAANVYMHWLQYKKGYKSWHKFGRALSIENPDWLVQYGISPEMSAEMAAAGNALPGTELPALEEVTLREAIDIANINSREYQFQIENLFLSALDLTLSRFQFDVKYLGIGGQNPQVDLNRRRLSNGTQELDLSSRMGVNQMLPSGAQWAVEIANNTLWLFSGSNSTSSVSVLSYSLVQPLLLGAGRKVVLNGLTQSERDVLYQTRTLARFRKTFFTDTVGGGNGFLQLLQQLQVIYNQRNNIKLLERQVEIKRALSSQKVNVQQERLEELPDNWIIPPALANKMEYDDESRMLSWKGEMSEEQEKLLLALSDADAYQATVNELISRIRTEVVTLDVAQLETQLASSINTLRTAERRYQDSLGSFKIFMGLPPDMPLSIDESLLKPFQLIDPLLPEIEQEIYDFVEVWATVYVEDWEDPNLVPPTTADMLKVVNGLELLIKRLKTDALLTLDQDIKNIELLLGEETEGVSEELLALRQRRFESDADRERVRQSTANDIRLYSGVRKEVNELQSRLDGLRGFLSEDNLSNNQKKKIILEMANLREDMLRISQGMQVIEIGLRVELITLEPFTMNSTEAVRIGLDNRLDLMNQRAFVMDARRLMEVQSNQLEAVLNVVVDGDVSTPSGRNRPLDFRGSQASLRAGVEFTAPLSLVQQRNAYRESQIDYQRQRRTFMEAQDNVKFQIRQSWRQLNVLRQNFETSRVQIRLAALQYDSAVEATSDPAQAGRNQGLNLLNALSSVLTAQNSLISNWVNYEQNRLNIYRDMGIMEIDANGIWEDNFYQHRAGTIRPTNEHRQPPPPESTESTSVTGTGDVKQVVFRPAAELNALDTETETPAQAP
- a CDS encoding MarR family winged helix-turn-helix transcriptional regulator; amino-acid sequence: MEQDRKPATISSASEADWRSLQHQEFVEQIDLLIRTAHMIRTALNNSFAQLEINEVRYAALKVIDAIRESGCSQSELARKLGQSESNICTLIERMESDRLVIRQQSQKDRRKRVLQVTAEGAQILERVKEYHGTVSQRLLAALSQDQRRQLTGMLQTLLKAAQIQRTQRETVRTVSDSPAPYALRDVPAA